The genomic region TCCCAAGCCGGTCCTTAGAACGTCGGAAGGATGTTGTGACGTCAGCCATCCTGCATCGCCTTGTGACTCTGTCGACAAGCGCGAGCTCAGGCAAGTGGCTTTAAAAGTTCGTTACCTCCTGTTTTTTATACTCGTGTGACCTGAACGGAGTTGATTCTCTGTTTGGTCTTCTGTTTGTTGCGTGCGATCGCGATAGTGGTCGTCGCCGTTGTGGACTTCGTGGAGAGAATCGTTATGCCCACAGTCAATCAGTTGGTGCGTCAGGGGCGTCGTTTACAGAAGAAGAAAAACAACGTTCCGGCCATGCAGGCCTGCCCGCAGAAACGTGGCGTCTGCACCCGCGTTTACACCACCACGCCGAAGAAACCCAACTCGGCGTTGCGTAAGGTCGCTCGCGTGCGTTTGACCAACGGTTTTGAAGTCTCCGCCTACATCCCGGGCGAAGGCCACAATCTGCAAGAGCACTCTGTGGTGCTGATTCGCGGCGGTCGTGTGAAGGACTTGCCCGGCGTGCGCTACCACATCCTGCGCGGCGTCCTTGATACCCAAGGCGTGAAAGATCGTAAGCAGGCTCGCTCCAAGTACGGCGCCAAGCGTCCGAAGTAAACTGGTCTCCACGCGCTTGCGTTGGATTGCGAACCTTACTGTATTCGAATCGTTTGATAGGAGTCCGGCATATGTCACGCCGTCGCGATGTTCCCAAACGGGAAGTGCTCCCCGATCCCCGCTACGGGGATAAGCTGGTCACCAAGTTCATGAACTGCCTCATGCTGGATGGCAAGAAGTCCTTGGCTGAGCGTGTGTTCTACGGCGCGCTGGAACTGATCGAAGAGCGCACCAAAGAAGAGCCTCTGGCTGTGTTCAAACAGGCGGTTGACAATGTCCGCCCCAGCGTTGAAGTGCGCTCTCGCCGCGTCGGCGGCGCCACCTACCAGGTGCCGGTCGAAGTGCGCCCTGCGCGTCGTCAGACCCTGGCCATCCGCTGGTTGGTGGGTTATGCCCGCGCTCGTGGAGAAAAGACCATGCGTGAACGCCTGGCCGCCGAGTTGATCGAGGCCTCCAATAATCGCGGCGCTACCGTCAAGAAGCGCGACGATACGCACCGCATGGCCGAAGCCAACAAAGTGTTCGCCCACTACCGCTGGTAAGCGAACGAATCAGGATAGACGGACAGGACAGAGGACAGGGCGATGGCTCGCGAGATTCCGCTTAATAAAGTGCGCAATATCGGTATTATGGCGCACATCGACGCCGGTAAGACGACGGTGACCGAGCGTGTTTTGTACTACACCGGTCGCTCGCACAAAATCGGCGAAGTCCACGATGGCGCAGCCACCATGGACTGGATGGAGCAGGAGCAGGAGCGGGGCATCACCATCACCTCAGCGGCCACCACCTGCTTCTGGCAGGATCACCGCATCAACATCATCGACACCCCGGGCCACGTGGACTTCACTATTGAGGTGGAGCGTTCCCTGCGTGTTCTCGACGGCGCTGTGGCAGTGTTCTGCGGCGTGGCTGGTGTGCAGCCCCAGTCCGAAACCGTGTGGCGCCAGGCCGACCGCTACGGCGTCCCCCGCGTCGCCTTCGTGAACAAAATGGACCGCATGGGCGCCGACTTCCTGCGCGCTGTCCAGACTATGAAAGATCGTCTCGGCGCTCGAGCGATTCCGGCTCAGCTGCCCATCGGTTCTGAAGATGACTTGGTCGGCATCGTGGATCTTGTGGAGAATCACGCGATTCTCTATGACGAAGACTCCATGGGAGCCAAGTTCGAAATCGCTGAGATCCCCGCCGACATGGCCGATGAAGCTGCCGAGTACCGTGAGGCGCTGCTGGAGACCGCTCTGGAGCAGGATGACGAATTGATGGAGAAGTATCTGGAGGGTGAAGAGATCCCTCGGGATGAGTTTAAACGCTGCATCCGCAAAGGCGTCATCGCCAGCGCGTTTGTCCCCGTGTTCTGCGGCTCCGCCTTCAAGAACAAGGGCGTGCAGCCTCTTCTTGACTCCATCGTGGCCTACTTCCCCTCGCCGGAAGACACCCCGTACATTGAAGGCATCGAGCCGGGCGACGACGAGAAGCCCTGCGTACGCAAGCCCAACGATGACGAGCCGTTCTCGGCGTTGGCCTTCAAGATTATGACCGACCCGTTCGTCGGCACCTTGACCTTCTTCCGCGTCTACTCCGGTGTGGCTGAGTCCGGTTCCTATGTGAATAACTCCACCAAGGACCGTAAAGAGCGTCTGGGCCGCATCATGCTGATGCACGCCAACAAGCGCGAAGACATCAGCGAAGTGCGCGCTGGCGACATCGCAGCCGCTGTGGGCTTGAAGAACACCACCACCGGCGACACCCTGTGTGACGGTAAGAACCCTGTCATTCTGGAAAAGATGGACTTCCCGGCTCCGGTTATCGCCATCGCCGTGGAGCCTAAAACCAAAGCTGACCAGGAGCGCATGTCTGTCGCGCTGCAGCGTCTGGCCCAGGAAGACCCCTCCTTTAAGGTGGAAGTCGACCATGAGACCAACCAGACCATCATCAGCGGCATGGGCGAACTCCACTTGGAGATCATCGTCGACCGCATGATGCGTGAATTCAAAGTCGACGCCAACGTTGGTCAGCCTCAGGTGGCGTACCGTGAGACCATCAAGGCCACGGTGGAGTCGGAAGGCAAGTTTGTGCGTCAGACCGGTGGCCGTGGTCAGTATGGTCACGTCTGGGTCAAGCTGGAGCCCAATGAGCCCGGCGCCGGTTTCGAGTTCATCGACGAGATCAAGGGCGGCGTGGTGCCACGGGAGTACATTCCGGCGGTGGGCAAGGGGATCGAAGACTCCCTGTCGGCTGGCGTGATCGCCGGGTACCCGGTGGTTGACGTGAAAGCCACTCTGTTCGATGGCTCCTACCACGATGTGGACTCCAATGAAATGGCCTTCTCCGTGGCCGGCTCCATGGCGTTCAAGGATGGCTGCCGCAAGGCCAGCCCGGTCCTGCTTGAGCCCATCATGGCAGTGGAAGTTGAGACCCCCGAAGAGTACATGGGCGACGTGATGGGCGACTTGAACTCCCGTCGCGGCCAGGTCTCCGGTATGGAAGCGGTTGGCAACAACCAGATGGTGAAAGCCAATGTCCCGCTGGCGGGCATGTTCGGCTACGCCACTGACCTGCGCTCCATGTCGCAAGGTCGCGCCACCTTCACCATGCAGTTCGCCCACTATGAAGAGGTGCCGAACTCCATCGCTGAAGAGATCAAGGCGAAAGCCACCAAATAAGAGATGACGCGAAGCGCCGCTTCGAGCCTATAGATAAGAGCGAGAGAGATCATGGCCAAGGAAAAGTTTGAACGCAACAAACCGCACGTAAACGTCGGCACCATCGGCCACGTTGACCATGGTAAGACCACGTTGACCGCCGCCATCACCAAGACCATGGCGGATGCGGGTCGCGCGGAATTCAAGGCCTATGACGAGATTGACGGCGCGCCGGAAGAGCGTGAGCGCGGCATCACCATCTCCACCGCCCACGTGGAGTATGAGACTGAGAATCGTCACTACGCCCACGTGGACTGCCCGGGTCACGCGGACTACATCAAGAACATGATCACCGGCGCGGCGCAGATGGATGGCGCGATTCTGGTGGTGAGCGCGGCCGACGGCCCCATGCCGCAGACCCGTGAGCACATCCTGCTGGCGCGTCAGGTTGGCGTGCCCGCCCTGGTGGTGTTCATGAACAAAGTCGATCAGGTCGACGACCCCGAGCTGCTGGAGCTGGTGGAGATGGAGATTCGTGAACTCCTCTCCGATTACGAATTCCCCGGCGACGACATTCCGGTGGTGCAGGGCTCGGCTCTGAAAGCCCTGGAAGGCGAAGACAGCGAGATCGGCATCCAGGCGATCAACAAGCTGATGGCGGAAGTGGATGCCTACATCCCTGAGCCTGAGCGTCCGCTGGACAAGTCGTTCCTGATGCCCATCGAAGACGTGTTCACCATCTCCGGCCGCGGCACCGTGGTGACCGGTCGTGTTGAGCGCGGCATCATCAAGGTTGGCGAATCCATTGAGATCGTGGGTCTGCGCGACACCCAGACCACCACCTGCACCGGCGTTGAGATGTTCCGCAAGCTGCTGGATCAGGGGCAGGCTGGCGACAACGTGGGCGTGCTGCTGCGCGGCACCAAGCGTGAAGACGTGCAGCGCGGTCAGGTTCTGGCGAAGCCGGGCTCGATCACCCCGCACACCAAGTTCAAGGCGGAGTGCTACATCCTGAACAAGGAAGAGGGCGGTCGTCACACCCCGTTCTTCAGCAACTACCGTCCGCAGTTCTACTTCCGCACCACCGACGTCACCGGCACCCTGAAGCTGCCCGAGGGCACCGAGATGGTGATGCCCGGCGATAATGTGACGTTGGAAGTTGAACTGATCGGCCCCATCGCCATGGAGCAGGGTCTGCGCTTTGCCATCCGCGAAGGCGGCCGCACCGTCGGCGCTGGCGTCGTCGCTGAAGTCATCGAGTAAGGTTAGTGAGCCATCCGCTCGTCGGGCGGGGCCTGTAGAACGAGGGTACCATGGAAAATCAAAAGATCCGAATCCGCCTCAAAGCGTTCGATCATCGCATTCTGGATCAGTCCACCAGCGAGATCGCGGCCACCGCCAAGCGCACCGGCGCGGACATTCGCGGGCCGATTCCGCTGCCGACCAAGATCAACCGTTATACGGTGCTACGCTCGCCTCACGTGGATAAAAAGTCCCGTGAACAGTTCGAGATCCGCACCCACAAGCGGCTCATCGACATCCTCAATCCGACGCCCCAGACCGTGGACGCGCTGATGAAGTTGGATTTGGCGGCTGGCGTTAACGTTGAAATCAAGCTTTGATCCTTCGGGCCGCTCCCCGCGGCTCTGAAGAAGCAAGCATCCTCCAGCAGTGAAAATGTCTCTGGAGGCAATCGATAATGAAGGGGAACCATTATGCGTGCAGGTCTGATCGGTCGCAAGCTGGGCATGACCCAGATGTTCACCGATGACGGTCAGTGCATCGCCGTCACCCTCCTGAAGTTGGGACCGTGTGCGGTTGTGCAGAAGAAGACCGAAGAGTCGGACGGTTATACGGCTGTTCAGTTGGGCTTCGAAGAGGCGAAAGCCTCTCGTGTGAGCAAATCCCAGCGCGGTCAGTTCGCCAAGGTCAATGTGGAAGTCAAGCGCGTGCTGCGTGAATTCCGCGTCGACGACCCCGAGCAGTATGAAGTGGGTCAGGAGCTGACGGTTGAACAGTTCAACGTGGACGGCTTTGTGGACGTCACGGGCAAGACCATTGGTAAGGGCTTCGCAGGCGGCATGAAACGCTGGGGCTTTGGCGGCGGTCGCGCCAGCCATGGCGCCCACCGCGTGCACCGCGCCCCTGGCTCCATTGGTCAGTGTCAAACTCCGGGCCGCGTGTTCAAGGGCAAGAAGATGGCTGGGCACATGGGCGACGCCACTGTGACCGTGCAAAATCTGAAAGTCGCTTCGGTAGACGTGGAGAACAATCTGCTGGCCGTCAAGGGCAGCATCCCCGGCGCCAAGGGCTCCCTGGTTATGGTGCGGGAGGCTTTGAAAAAAGCCGCCGCCAAGGGTTGAGGAGGAGCTGAGCGATGATATCGTATCCTGTTAAAGACATCGCCAATCAGGAGCTGCGCAGCGCTGAGCTGTCTGAGACCGTTTTCGGTCGCGAGCTGCGCACCGACCTGTTGGGTTTGGCGGTGACCTATCAGTTGGCCAAACGTCGCAGCGGCGCCGCCAACTCCAAAGGTCGCTCCGAGATTAAGGGCGGCGGCAAAAAGCCGTATCGTCAAAAGGGCACAGGCAACGCGCGTCAAGGCACCACCCGCGCGCCACAATTCCGCACCGGTGGTATTGTGTTCGGTCCCAAGCCGCGTGACTTTGCGGTCTCGATGAACAAAAAGATGCGTCGCTTGGCGCTGCAGGTGGCGCTGTCCGCCAAATGCAACGCCAAAGAGATGGTTCTGTTGGACGCGCTGACTCTGGACGCGCCGAAAACCAAAACCATGCGCGGCGTGCTGGACACCATCGAAGCGGGTAAGTCCGCTCTGGTTGTGATTGCCGAGAGTGATCGCAATGTTGAGTTGGCTGCGCGCAACCTTCCAGGCGTGACCGTGCTGCCCTGCGAAGGCGTGAATGTTTACGATCTGCTGCGTCATGACAATCTGGTCATCACGGAAGCGGCGGTGAAGAAGTTGGAAGAGAGGTTGTCATGAGCGACGCCAACATCCTCTATAAAGTTTTGGAAGCGCCCATTGTGACTGAGAAGTCCACCCTGTGCCTCGAAAAGAGCAATCAGGTGGTGTTCCGCGTCGCGCCTTGGGCCAACAAACTGCAGATCAAGTCCGCGGTGGAGAAGCTCTTCAAAGTTGACGTTGTCTCGGTGAAGACCGTCAGCGTGAAGGGCAAAATCAAGCGCTTTGGTCGTTTGACCGGCAAGCGCAAGGACACGAAGAAAGCTATGGTGCGCCTGAAAGATGGTCAATCCATTGATTTCTTCAACGCCGGCGCCTGAGCGGAGGAGAGTGAACAATGGCTTTGAAGACTTATAAACCGACTTCCGCCGGTAAGCGCCATCAGGTCTCCGTTGACTACTCCGGTCTGTCCAACGAAGGCCCCGAGCGCAGCCTGCTGGCTCCGCTGTCGAAAAAGGGTGGCCGCAACAATACCGGTCGCATGACCGTGCGCCATCAAGGCGGTGGCCACAAGCGTCGTTACCGCGTGATCGATTTCAAACGCGGCAAGATGGACGTGCCGGCCAAAGTGGCGCGGATCGAGTACGATCCCAACCGCACCGCCTTCATTGCGCTGCTGCACTATGCTGACGGTGAAAAGGCCTACATCCTGGCGCCGCAGCGTCTGGAAGCGGGCGACAACGTGATTGCCGGCTCCACCTTGGACAAGGTTGAGATCAAACCTGGCAACGCGCTGCCTCTGCGCACCATGCCCATCGGCACCATCGTGCATAACGTGGAGCTGAAACCGGGCAAGGGCGGCCAGATGGCGCGTAGCGCTGGTAGCTATATTCAGTTGATGGGTAAAGAGGGCAAATATGCGCAGTTGAAACTCCCCTCGGGTGAGATGCGTATGGTGCTGCTCGATTGCATGGCCACGGTGGGCATGGTTTCCAACCCGGACAACTCCAACGCCAAGATCGGTAAAGCCGGTCGTAAGCGCTGGATGGGCAAGCGCCCCTCCGTGCGTGGCGTTGCCATGAACCCGGTGGATCACCCTCATGGTGGTGGTGAAGGTCGCACCTCCGGCGGTCGCCATCCGGTGACTCCCTGGGGCGTTCCCACCAAAGGCAAGAAAACCCGTCAGAAAAACAAGAGCTCCGACCGACTCATCATGCGTCGGCGCGGCGGTAAGTGACGGCGAACGCGATAAGCGGTTTGGAGAAGCGCAATGGCACGCTCAGTTAAAAAAGGCCCGTTTTTTGACGAATATCTGCTTAAGAAGGTGGAAGTCCTTCGCGCCGATAATCGCAAGGAACTGATCAAAACCTGGTCCCGACGCTCCACGATTCTTCCGGAATTCGTCGGTTACACCTTCGGCGTACACAACGGTCGCAAGTTCATTCCCGTACTCGTGACGGAGAATATGGTGGGCCACAAGATGGGCGAGTTTGCGCCCACGCGCACCTATTACGGCCACGGCGTCGACAAGAAGAGCAAGCGCCGTTAATAGGGGAAGATGACAATGCAAGAAGCCAGGGCCATTACTAAGAATCAGCGGGTCTCTCCGTACAAGGCGCGTCTGGTCATCGACCAGATCCGCGGCCAGGACGTTGAGAGCGCCCTTCAGATTCTCGAATTCTCCAAAAAGCGCATCGCCCGCGTGGTTAAGGAGACCCTTAAGTCCGCTATCGCCAACGCGGAGAACAATCTGGGCTTGGATGTGGACACGCTGATCGTGTCCCAGGCCTTCGTGGATCAGGGACCGGTGCTTAAGCGCTTCAAGCCGCGCGCCCGCGGTCGCGCCTCGCGCATTCTCAAGCGGACGTCGCACATCACCGTGGCGGTCAGCACGCAAGAAAACAGCGCCGACTAAGCGCCGAAGGAAGGAAGAGACACATGGGTCAGAAAGTTCATCCCACTGGTTTCCGCCTGGGCGTCACCAAGACCTGGGACACCCGTTGGTACGCGGATAAAAACTTCGCCGACCTGCTGCTTGAGGACATCAAGCTGCGTGAATGGTTGAAGAAGCGCCTGGGGCATGCCTCGGTGAGCAAAATCACCATCGAGCGTCCGGCGCAAAAAGCGCGCATCAACATCCACTCGGCGCGTCCCGGCATCATCATCGGGAAAAAAGGCGCCGATATCGAGAAGCTGAAGGATGATATCAAAGCCTTCTCGCAGACCGATTGCCAGATCAATATTGTCGAGGTGCGTAAGCCGGAAGCCGATGCGCAACTGGTGGCTGAGAGCGTTGCGCAGCAGATGGAGCGCCGCGTAGCTTTCCGTCGCAGCATGAAGCGCGCCGTCACCTCCGCCATGCGTCTGGGCGCTGAAGGCATCCGCATCAACTGCGCCGGTCGTTTGGGCGGTAGTGAGATCGCCCGCACCGAGTGGTATCGCGAAGGTCGTGTGCCTCTGCACACCCTGCGCGCCGACATCGATTATGGTTTCGCTGAAGCGAACACGACTTACGGCAAAATTGGCGTAAAAGTGTGGGTCTTCAAAGGCGAAATCATTGAAAAACGCTGAGACTGAGAGTATAATCCCATGCTTTTGCAGCCCAAGAAGACAAAATTCCGAAAAGCTCACAAAGGCCGCATCCATGGGCTCGCCTATAAGGGCAGCTCTCTGAGCTTTGGCCAGTTCGGTCTTAAGGCATTGGCTCCGGGACGCCTCACCGCTCGTCAAATCGAAGCGGCGCGTCGCGCGATGACCCGTCACATCAAACGGGGTGGTCGTATCTGGATCCGTGTCTTTCCCGACGTTCCGGTCTCATCCAAACCCGCTGAAGTTCGTCAGGGTAAGGGTAAGGGCGCGCCCGACTATTGGGCCGCGCGCGTGAAGCCGGGTCGGATTCTGTATGAAATGGAAGGGGTGACGGAAACCTTGGCGCGCGAAGCGATGGATCGCGCTGGGGCCAAGTTGCCGATTCCGGTGAAGTTTGTTCGTCGCGAAGGAGGTTTGTAAGATGAAGGCCGCGGAATTGAAAGAGATGTCCGACGCCGCGTTGGCTGATCAGCTCAAGAGCTTGCATCAGGAAGCCTTCAACCTGCGCTTCCAGCACGCGACGGCTCAGTTGGAAAATACCGCCCGAATCCGGCAGGTTCGCCGTGATATCGCCCGTATCACTACGGTGCTCGGCGCGCGCAAGCCCAGCGAGGAGGGGTGAGTCATGCCCAAGCGTATCATGCAGGGCGTCGTGGTCAGCGACAAGATGGACAAGACCGTGGTGGTGAAGGTCGAGCGTAAGGTTCGCCATCCGCTGTACGGCAAGATTGTGCGTCTGTCCAAGAAGTACAAGGCCCACGACGAAGAGAATCAATATAAGTCTGGCGACGTGGTGAATATCCGCGAATCCCGCAGCCTTTCCAAGGATAAGAACTGGGAAGTGGTCGGTGTCGTCCAGGCGCAGGAAGCCTAGGAGCGCGTCATGATTCAAGTCGAGAGCATGCTCGAGGTCGCCGATAACAGCGGCGCCAAAAAAGTGCAGTGCATCAAGGTGATCGGCGGCTCCAAGCGACGCTATGCGCGTGTCGGCGACGTGATCATCGTCTCCGTCAAAGCGGCTCTGCCTCGTGGTAAGGTTAAAAAAGGCGACGTGGCCCGCGCAGTTGTGGTGCGCACCAAGAAGGAAGTGTCGCGCAATGACGGCAGCTACATCCGCTTCGATAACAACGCTGCGGTGCTGATTAACAAAGCAGGCGAGCCGGTGGGCACGCGTATCTTCGGTCCCGTGACCCGTGAACTGCGCGGTCGCAACTATATGAAGATCGTGTCGTTGGCCCCCGAGGTTCTGTGAGGGAGAGGGAATCATGGCCCGCACGATGAAAAGCGATTTTAAAACCGATCTGAAAAAAGGCGACCAGGTCGTCGTCATCAGCGGTAAGGATAAGGGTAAGCGCGGCGCGATCCTGCAAGTGCTGCCCAAGAAGAGCGCGGTGCTGGTGGAGAAGGTCAATATGATCAAACGCCACACCAAGCCGACCCAAAACAGCGAAGGCGGCATCGTCGAGC from Magnetofaba australis IT-1 harbors:
- the rpsL gene encoding 30S ribosomal protein S12, with amino-acid sequence MPTVNQLVRQGRRLQKKKNNVPAMQACPQKRGVCTRVYTTTPKKPNSALRKVARVRLTNGFEVSAYIPGEGHNLQEHSVVLIRGGRVKDLPGVRYHILRGVLDTQGVKDRKQARSKYGAKRPK
- the rplV gene encoding 50S ribosomal protein L22, with amino-acid sequence MQEARAITKNQRVSPYKARLVIDQIRGQDVESALQILEFSKKRIARVVKETLKSAIANAENNLGLDVDTLIVSQAFVDQGPVLKRFKPRARGRASRILKRTSHITVAVSTQENSAD
- the rplC gene encoding 50S ribosomal protein L3 yields the protein MRAGLIGRKLGMTQMFTDDGQCIAVTLLKLGPCAVVQKKTEESDGYTAVQLGFEEAKASRVSKSQRGQFAKVNVEVKRVLREFRVDDPEQYEVGQELTVEQFNVDGFVDVTGKTIGKGFAGGMKRWGFGGGRASHGAHRVHRAPGSIGQCQTPGRVFKGKKMAGHMGDATVTVQNLKVASVDVENNLLAVKGSIPGAKGSLVMVREALKKAAAKG
- the rpsJ gene encoding 30S ribosomal protein S10; amino-acid sequence: MENQKIRIRLKAFDHRILDQSTSEIAATAKRTGADIRGPIPLPTKINRYTVLRSPHVDKKSREQFEIRTHKRLIDILNPTPQTVDALMKLDLAAGVNVEIKL
- the rpmC gene encoding 50S ribosomal protein L29 produces the protein MKAAELKEMSDAALADQLKSLHQEAFNLRFQHATAQLENTARIRQVRRDIARITTVLGARKPSEEG
- the fusA gene encoding elongation factor G, encoding MAREIPLNKVRNIGIMAHIDAGKTTVTERVLYYTGRSHKIGEVHDGAATMDWMEQEQERGITITSAATTCFWQDHRINIIDTPGHVDFTIEVERSLRVLDGAVAVFCGVAGVQPQSETVWRQADRYGVPRVAFVNKMDRMGADFLRAVQTMKDRLGARAIPAQLPIGSEDDLVGIVDLVENHAILYDEDSMGAKFEIAEIPADMADEAAEYREALLETALEQDDELMEKYLEGEEIPRDEFKRCIRKGVIASAFVPVFCGSAFKNKGVQPLLDSIVAYFPSPEDTPYIEGIEPGDDEKPCVRKPNDDEPFSALAFKIMTDPFVGTLTFFRVYSGVAESGSYVNNSTKDRKERLGRIMLMHANKREDISEVRAGDIAAAVGLKNTTTGDTLCDGKNPVILEKMDFPAPVIAIAVEPKTKADQERMSVALQRLAQEDPSFKVEVDHETNQTIISGMGELHLEIIVDRMMREFKVDANVGQPQVAYRETIKATVESEGKFVRQTGGRGQYGHVWVKLEPNEPGAGFEFIDEIKGGVVPREYIPAVGKGIEDSLSAGVIAGYPVVDVKATLFDGSYHDVDSNEMAFSVAGSMAFKDGCRKASPVLLEPIMAVEVETPEEYMGDVMGDLNSRRGQVSGMEAVGNNQMVKANVPLAGMFGYATDLRSMSQGRATFTMQFAHYEEVPNSIAEEIKAKATK
- the rpsS gene encoding 30S ribosomal protein S19, producing MARSVKKGPFFDEYLLKKVEVLRADNRKELIKTWSRRSTILPEFVGYTFGVHNGRKFIPVLVTENMVGHKMGEFAPTRTYYGHGVDKKSKRR
- the rpsQ gene encoding 30S ribosomal protein S17 translates to MPKRIMQGVVVSDKMDKTVVVKVERKVRHPLYGKIVRLSKKYKAHDEENQYKSGDVVNIRESRSLSKDKNWEVVGVVQAQEA
- the tuf gene encoding elongation factor Tu; this translates as MAKEKFERNKPHVNVGTIGHVDHGKTTLTAAITKTMADAGRAEFKAYDEIDGAPEERERGITISTAHVEYETENRHYAHVDCPGHADYIKNMITGAAQMDGAILVVSAADGPMPQTREHILLARQVGVPALVVFMNKVDQVDDPELLELVEMEIRELLSDYEFPGDDIPVVQGSALKALEGEDSEIGIQAINKLMAEVDAYIPEPERPLDKSFLMPIEDVFTISGRGTVVTGRVERGIIKVGESIEIVGLRDTQTTTCTGVEMFRKLLDQGQAGDNVGVLLRGTKREDVQRGQVLAKPGSITPHTKFKAECYILNKEEGGRHTPFFSNYRPQFYFRTTDVTGTLKLPEGTEMVMPGDNVTLEVELIGPIAMEQGLRFAIREGGRTVGAGVVAEVIE
- the rplW gene encoding 50S ribosomal protein L23, which translates into the protein MSDANILYKVLEAPIVTEKSTLCLEKSNQVVFRVAPWANKLQIKSAVEKLFKVDVVSVKTVSVKGKIKRFGRLTGKRKDTKKAMVRLKDGQSIDFFNAGA
- the rplD gene encoding 50S ribosomal protein L4, with translation MISYPVKDIANQELRSAELSETVFGRELRTDLLGLAVTYQLAKRRSGAANSKGRSEIKGGGKKPYRQKGTGNARQGTTRAPQFRTGGIVFGPKPRDFAVSMNKKMRRLALQVALSAKCNAKEMVLLDALTLDAPKTKTMRGVLDTIEAGKSALVVIAESDRNVELAARNLPGVTVLPCEGVNVYDLLRHDNLVITEAAVKKLEERLS
- the rplX gene encoding 50S ribosomal protein L24, which gives rise to MARTMKSDFKTDLKKGDQVVVISGKDKGKRGAILQVLPKKSAVLVEKVNMIKRHTKPTQNSEGGIVEREAPIHISNVMMLDPAGGKATRIKHKTLEDGRKVRVAAASGEVLDR
- the rpsC gene encoding 30S ribosomal protein S3; amino-acid sequence: MGQKVHPTGFRLGVTKTWDTRWYADKNFADLLLEDIKLREWLKKRLGHASVSKITIERPAQKARINIHSARPGIIIGKKGADIEKLKDDIKAFSQTDCQINIVEVRKPEADAQLVAESVAQQMERRVAFRRSMKRAVTSAMRLGAEGIRINCAGRLGGSEIARTEWYREGRVPLHTLRADIDYGFAEANTTYGKIGVKVWVFKGEIIEKR
- the rplP gene encoding 50S ribosomal protein L16, with product MLLQPKKTKFRKAHKGRIHGLAYKGSSLSFGQFGLKALAPGRLTARQIEAARRAMTRHIKRGGRIWIRVFPDVPVSSKPAEVRQGKGKGAPDYWAARVKPGRILYEMEGVTETLAREAMDRAGAKLPIPVKFVRREGGL
- the rplN gene encoding 50S ribosomal protein L14, whose product is MIQVESMLEVADNSGAKKVQCIKVIGGSKRRYARVGDVIIVSVKAALPRGKVKKGDVARAVVVRTKKEVSRNDGSYIRFDNNAAVLINKAGEPVGTRIFGPVTRELRGRNYMKIVSLAPEVL
- the rplB gene encoding 50S ribosomal protein L2; the encoded protein is MALKTYKPTSAGKRHQVSVDYSGLSNEGPERSLLAPLSKKGGRNNTGRMTVRHQGGGHKRRYRVIDFKRGKMDVPAKVARIEYDPNRTAFIALLHYADGEKAYILAPQRLEAGDNVIAGSTLDKVEIKPGNALPLRTMPIGTIVHNVELKPGKGGQMARSAGSYIQLMGKEGKYAQLKLPSGEMRMVLLDCMATVGMVSNPDNSNAKIGKAGRKRWMGKRPSVRGVAMNPVDHPHGGGEGRTSGGRHPVTPWGVPTKGKKTRQKNKSSDRLIMRRRGGK
- the rpsG gene encoding 30S ribosomal protein S7; translated protein: MSRRRDVPKREVLPDPRYGDKLVTKFMNCLMLDGKKSLAERVFYGALELIEERTKEEPLAVFKQAVDNVRPSVEVRSRRVGGATYQVPVEVRPARRQTLAIRWLVGYARARGEKTMRERLAAELIEASNNRGATVKKRDDTHRMAEANKVFAHYRW